A genomic region of Phragmites australis chromosome 2, lpPhrAust1.1, whole genome shotgun sequence contains the following coding sequences:
- the LOC133903316 gene encoding alpha-galactosidase mel1 — MGVGASCPPPWRRHLLCSAFLFLFICLWGTSDANEELAALPPRGWNSYDSFSWIVDENAYMQNAQILAEKLLPHGYQYAVIDFLWYRKYVDGAYTDSYGFDNIDEWGRPFPDLQRFPSSINDRGFSQIASKVHEMGLKFGIHLMKGISLQSVNANTPILDTKTGKPYIEDGRHWTARDIGLNHRTCAWMPHGFMSVNTDIGAGRAFLRSLYQQYANWGVDFVKVDCIFGTDYSPEEIIIISELLQEIDRPIILSLSPGTEVTPALAENISDHVNMYRITGDDWDNWKDVSSHFSVSSSFAAAKKIGAIGLRGKSWPDLDMLPFGWLTDPSVNQGPHRKSNLTLDEQKTQMTLWSMAKSPLMYGGDLRHLDSSTLSIITNPTLLKINHYSKNNMEFHYVYVERTSNREHSDYFGSPYHVHLTENDGMVVGLTACSDSKANGWYMLSQDGKPDHICRDYEVENDKNISFCLGKTEPLQASDLITMGNKEYQAKFHLAVSNIDDTCLDASASRWRTASENKFPMFSRCRWHAKQIWQLNEKGNLVSSYSRLCATVESRKEGTTGARAWVATGSKGEIYLAFFNLDSTSRKMTVRISDLKKALRRTFVRKNLCSCTEVWSGRYLGLLKEEISGVVNPHGSMVFEIIC; from the exons ATGGGCGTTGGGGCTTCCTGTCCTCCGCCATGGcggcgccacctcctctgctctgccttcctcttcctcttcatctgcCTCTG GGGTACTTCCGATGCAAATGAAGAACTTGCTGCGTTACCTCCAAGAGGGTGGAACTCATATGATTCCTTTTCATGGATAGTGGATGAAAACGCATACATGCAAAATGCACAGATCTTGGCAGAGAAGTTACTCCCGCATGGATATCAG TATGCAGTGATTGATTTCCTCTGGTACCGGAAGTATGTTGATGGAGCTTACACAGATTCATATGGATTTGATAACATTGATGAATGGGGTCGACCATTTCCTGACCTTCAAAGATTTCCATCATCTATAAATGATAGAGGGTTCAGTCAAATTGCCAGTAAGGTTCACGAAATGGGTTTGAAATTCGGCATCCATTTGATGAAAGGGATAAGTTTGCAGTCTGTTAATGCAAACACACCCATCTTGGACACTAAGACG GGAAAACCCTACATAGAGGATGGCCGGCACTGGACAGCTCGTGACATAGGTCTTAATCACAGAACTTGTGCGTGGATGCCGCATGGATTCATGAGTGTTAATACAGATATTGGAGCAGGACGGGCCTTCTTAAGATCCCTTTACCAGCAATATGCTAATTGGGGTGTTGATTTTG TGAAGGTTGATTGTATCTTCGGCACAGATTATAGCCCGGAAGAAATCATTATTATTTCAGAG CTACTGCAAGAGATTGACCGCCCAATCATCCTGTCCCTGTCACCAGGGACTGAAGTTACTCCAGCATTAGCTGAGAATATTAGCGATCATGTTAACATGTATAGAATAACTGGAGACGATTGGGACAACTGGAAAGATGTGAGTTCACATTTCTCTGTCTCAAG TTCCTTCGCTGCTGCAAAGAAGATCGGAGCCATTGGATTACGAGGAAAATCTTGGCCAGACTTAGACATGCTTCCATTTGGATGGCTTACCGATCCAA GTGTAAATCAAGGTCCTCATAGGAAATCTAACCTTACACTTGATGAACAGAAAACTCAG ATGACACTTTGGTCAATGGCTAAATCGCCTCTCATGTACGGAGGAGATTTGAGACACCTTGATAGTAGTACATTAAGCATAATTACAAATCCTACATTACTGAAAATAAACCACTACAGTAAAAATAACATGGAG TTCCATTATGTGTACGTTGAAAGGACTTCCAACAGAGAACATTCTGATTACTTTGGGTCTCCTTATCATGTTCACCTGACAGAGAATGATGGTATGGTTGTCGGTCTCACTGCCTGCAGTGACAGCAAAGCTAATGGATGGTATATGCTTTCACAAGATGGGAAGCCAGATCATATATGCAGGGACTATGAAGTAGAGAATGACAAAAATATCTCATTTTGCTTGGGGAAAACAGAGCCTCTTCAGGCATC GGATCTCATTACCATGGGCAACAAGGAATATCAAGCAAAGTTCCATCTTGCAGTTTCAAACATTGATGATACTTGTTTGGATGCTTCTGCTAGCCGATGGCGCACTGCCTCAGAGAACAAGTTTCCCATGTTCTCCAGATGCAGGTGGCATGCAAAACAG ATATGGCAGCTGAATGAGAAGGGAAATCTTGTGAGCAGCTATTCAAGATTATGTGCCACAGTGGAATCAAGGAAGGAAG GTACTACTGGAGCTCGTGCATGGGTTGCAACTGGAAGTAAAG GAGAAATCTATCTTGCGTTCTTCAACCTCGACTCCACGAGCAGGAAGATGACTGTGAGAATATCAGACCTGAAGAAAGCTCTAAGGAGAACGTTCGTAAGAAAAAACCTGTGTAGCTGCACTGAAGTTTGGAGCGGAAGGTATCTCGGTCTCTTGAAGGAAGAGATTTCAGGTGTCGTTAATCCACATGGCTCCATGGTGTTCGAAATCATATGTTGA